Part of the Ruegeria sp. AD91A genome, ATCTCCTGCCAGGCCGCGTCGCGCGTTTTTCTGGCACGTTCCGCTCCGTCGCTTTGTTTTGCCTCTTGCGGCAAAGCCTCGACCAGAGCGGGCAAAACCAGGTCGACGTCACCTTGAATGGCAACCGCTGCCTCATGCCGTGACAGTTGATCGCTGCACCGATCAACCCATATCAGGCCTGACATTTCCGCAAATTGACCGGTGGCATACATGTCATAGTCGGTTGGCCCAAGCTCGGATCCCAAGGCCAGAACGCAATCGGCGCTTTCTATCAACGCGCGCACCGCCTTCAAGCTGGGGCTGGCCGGAACGGTCAGAATATGCCCGTGCATCAGGCCGCGTGCATTGACGGTTTGCACAACGGGGGCATCCAGGGCTTCGGCCAGTGCTTGCAACCCGGCCTCAGCACGTTTCGCCCCGCCGCCTGCCAGAATGACGACTTTCTTTGCTTCAGCCAGTTGTTTGGCGGCATGTGTGATCAATACCGGGTTGACCGGAGACTCTGGATCGATCGATTCAACTGGTGTTTCCTGATATTCCAACGCTGCGATATCCAGCGGAACCTCTATATGCACCGGACCGGGGCGACCGTTGGTGAGGTTGTGAAAAACACGCGCCAAGACCGGGTCCAGAGCGTTTCTGTCGGAGACTTGTTCGGACGCCAGTGCAACCGTTTTGGCCAGCCCAAGTTGATCAGGCAACTCATGCAGGTGCCCTAAGCTTTTACCAAGAGACGCAGTTTTGTTGACACCGGATACCACCAGCATCGGTATTGAATCGCCTCGCGCCTGCGCCATCGGCGTCAGCGTATTGGTCAATCCGGGGCCAGTGATCACAAAGGCTACTCCCGGCTTGCCCGACGCACGTGCATAGCCATCAGCCATGAAACCTGCGCCCTGTTCGTGTCTGGGTGTAATGTGCCGGATGCCCGAGGCAGCAAGACCTCGGTACAGCTCAACCGTGTGAACGCCCGGTATTCCAAAGACGCAGGTCACATCCCTTTGGCGAAGCTTGGCAACCAGAGCCTCGCCAATTGTCATTCCGCTCATGCGACCTCACGTGATTTGCTGTTGGCGTGATCGATGATACGAGAGACGGCAGTGCCAAAGTCGGTGTCACTGATCGTCAGGGCGACCCGCACCCAGTCCTTCAGGCTGTCCCCAAAGGCGGATCCCGGCATGACGGCCACCCCGGCCTGTAGCAGATCCCAGGCATACGCTTCGCCATCCAGCCCAGTGGCGGAAACGTTGATGAGTGCGAACATTCCCGCTTCGGGCCGGTGGACAGTCAGATCTGTTTCCGCTTCAAGGCGATCGGCCAGCAGGGTGGCGCGGCCAGAAAAGCGGGCGGCCATGCCGGGGGCAACCTCGGACCCGTCGCGGATCGCTTTTTCGGTCATGTCCGCGATGAAAGGCTGGTTGCCAAAAAGCATGGTCTCGGAATAGGGCAATAGCGCTTCGCAGAACGCGGCGGGCCCTACACACCAGCCACTGCGGAACCCAGGAGCGGCATGAGATTTCGAGATGGATGATACGCCAATGACACGATCCGCCAGTTCCGGATCCGCCAATGGCGAAACAAATCGGGCACCGTCAAAGATCAATTCTTCATAGACCTCGTCCGAGATGATCCACAAGTCATGCGCAATAGCGAGCTGCCCGATCTTGGCAACATCTGCGGCGGTCAGGATCGCGCCCGTCGGGTTATGTGGCGTAGTCAGGAGAATGGCGCGGCTGCGCGGAGTGATGCGGGCCGCGATATCTTCGGCCTGCATACGAAACCCGTGCTCTGGCCGCAGCGGTGCGGGTACCATCTCGGCCCCGGATGCGCGAACGACACCTTCATAGGTCGCGTACATCGGATCGCCGACCAGAACTTCGTCACCGGCCTCTGCGACCCCGGCCATGGCTGCAAACAGGGCGGTCTGCGTTCCAGGAAAGCACAGAAAGTTCTCAGGCTCGAATGCCCGCCCGCGAGAGGCGGAATAGCGTGCAGCCAGCGCGTCAAGCAGTCCGGCTTCTCCGCGCCCATTGGAATACCCTGTCCGCTGCGCCCGCAATGAGGTAACGGTGGTTTCGACCAATGCGTCCGACACGGGCACGTCCGGTTCTCCAATCGTCATTTCGACGATATCCGCTCCGGCTTTGATAAGGTCGCGCGCTTTCAGGTGCACGCCCCACTTTGCGCCACCCAAGCCCGCCAACCGTTCTGTCACCGATGTGATCTTCATGACTGCTCCGCCTCTTTGGTCAATGAAATCCCGACGATGGCGCTGACAGAATCCAAACCGATCTGCGCCAGTTGGCCTTCGGAAAAAGCATCCGGAAGCGCACCCCCTTCAAGCCACAGGCCGTCGATCACCGCGTTGCAGGCAATGGCCAGTTGCATTGCTTCTGACGCTGCGACCGAGCGCCCTGTTTCCTGCAATGCGGCGACGATCAGCTTCTCGAGGTGATCCCGGAAATAGTTGTAGGTTTGCTGGTGAATGCGCTGCATTTTCGGGTCGTGCTGCACCTTGTTCAGGAAGCCTGCCCACAAGGCCACAGCGCTTGGATCGACGATTGGTGGTCGCAGTGACGCGTCGACGAAGTTGGTCAGCCGAGACACCGCGCTTCCCTTTCCTGACGAAGCAGCTGTCTGGTCTGTCAGCGTATTCATGTGGTGCTCATACGCCGCCTGAACCAGATCTTCCTTGGATGAGAAATAGTGCCGGATCAGCCCTTGGGTCACGTTCGCGCGGGCTGCGATCTCACGCACTGTGGCGCCCCGAACGCCCATCTCGGCGATCAGGTCCAAAGTCGCCAGAATCAGCGCCTCGCGGCGAAACTTGGCAGACTCACGTTTAAATTTGCGGCTGTCGTCCTGCACGTCAGTGTCATCCATGGCATGGAGTTATTATACACTTGCATAATTGCGAGATTCGGGGCTTACTGCAAGCTGAAATCAGAAGATTCTTGGATATGGACACAGCCAAAGCAGTTTCACCCGCACCCGAAGCAATCACGCCCGACGAGGCGATAAAGGTTGAGGACTTGCATAAATCCTTCGGTACGCTGGAGGTTCTGAAGGGCGTCTCT contains:
- a CDS encoding 5-guanidino-2-oxopentanoate decarboxylase, producing MSGMTIGEALVAKLRQRDVTCVFGIPGVHTVELYRGLAASGIRHITPRHEQGAGFMADGYARASGKPGVAFVITGPGLTNTLTPMAQARGDSIPMLVVSGVNKTASLGKSLGHLHELPDQLGLAKTVALASEQVSDRNALDPVLARVFHNLTNGRPGPVHIEVPLDIAALEYQETPVESIDPESPVNPVLITHAAKQLAEAKKVVILAGGGAKRAEAGLQALAEALDAPVVQTVNARGLMHGHILTVPASPSLKAVRALIESADCVLALGSELGPTDYDMYATGQFAEMSGLIWVDRCSDQLSRHEAAVAIQGDVDLVLPALVEALPQEAKQSDGAERARKTRDAAWQEIGPNYRHQVEILNAMRSASPNALMVGDSTQPIYAGNLYYDHDRAGGWFNAATGYGALGYGIPAAIGASIADPTVRVICIVGDGGAQFSLPEAMAAADENLSVTFVIWNNHGYREIATSMQDAGVTVIGCNPSPPDFAATAKSFGLSFTTAPAEPQAVAQALRESAALGGPAMIEITAPKFEPQKD
- a CDS encoding pyridoxal phosphate-dependent aminotransferase, with protein sequence MKITSVTERLAGLGGAKWGVHLKARDLIKAGADIVEMTIGEPDVPVSDALVETTVTSLRAQRTGYSNGRGEAGLLDALAARYSASRGRAFEPENFLCFPGTQTALFAAMAGVAEAGDEVLVGDPMYATYEGVVRASGAEMVPAPLRPEHGFRMQAEDIAARITPRSRAILLTTPHNPTGAILTAADVAKIGQLAIAHDLWIISDEVYEELIFDGARFVSPLADPELADRVIGVSSISKSHAAPGFRSGWCVGPAAFCEALLPYSETMLFGNQPFIADMTEKAIRDGSEVAPGMAARFSGRATLLADRLEAETDLTVHRPEAGMFALINVSATGLDGEAYAWDLLQAGVAVMPGSAFGDSLKDWVRVALTISDTDFGTAVSRIIDHANSKSREVA
- a CDS encoding TetR/AcrR family transcriptional regulator; its protein translation is MDDTDVQDDSRKFKRESAKFRREALILATLDLIAEMGVRGATVREIAARANVTQGLIRHYFSSKEDLVQAAYEHHMNTLTDQTAASSGKGSAVSRLTNFVDASLRPPIVDPSAVALWAGFLNKVQHDPKMQRIHQQTYNYFRDHLEKLIVAALQETGRSVAASEAMQLAIACNAVIDGLWLEGGALPDAFSEGQLAQIGLDSVSAIVGISLTKEAEQS